GCGCCGCAACAGCTCCCGGATGCGGTCCAGCTCTGCCGGGTCGGTGACCAGGTGGGCGTAACCTGTGACGACGACGCTCCAGCCGAGATGGGTGTCCGGGTCGATGGCGTCGGCCTCGTAGGCGACCACCACTCCCGTGTCGCCGGCCTCCTCGGCGCGGAATGTCAGGGCCGCGCCTTCGTAGGTGCGGATGACGATGTCCCCACTGTCCATGGCGTGGCTGACGGGGCGGACCGTGGGCAAGGCCTGCCGGGTGAAGACGATTCTTCCCAGCGATACGCTGCCCAGCAGCCGCAGTGCCTCGGCAGGGTCAAGGTCGATGCGCCGGTTCGCGCGGGATTGGTTGCGGGTCATGGGCTGCTTCTTTTTGCAGACGAATAACTGATCTTCTTCCGGCTCCAGTTGGCCTGTGCATGGTCGGGTGGAATGAGGGGGAGCGATGCCCCCGGGGGGCCGGGATCAACTCCTGCTCTCACCGTCGTCCATCACGCGCTTGCTCCCCAGTGCCGTTCGGGTCGAGCAAGGGGCCGAACGTCCCGCTCATCTGCTGTCACTCGCGTCCATGCCGGGCAGCGCCGCCCGCCCGGCCTCCAGACGCGCCACCGGGACCCGGAACGGCGAGCAGGAGACGTAGTCCAGGCCCGTGGTGTGGAAGAAGTGGATCGACTCCGGATCGCCACCGTGTTCGCCGCACCCACCTGTCTGCTGGTCCGGGCGGGCCGCATGCCCCTCCTTGACCGCGATCCGGACCAGTCGGCCCACACCCTCGCGGTCGAGTGTCTCGAACGGTGAGGCGGCGAAGACGCCCTTGTCGAGATAGGCGGAGAAGAACGCGGCCTCCACGTCGTCGCGGGAGAAGCCCCAGGCGGCCTGGGTGAGGTCGTTGGTGCCGAAGGAGAAGAACTCCGCCTCCTCGGCGATACGGCCTGCCGTGAGGGCGGCCCGGGGCAGCTCGATCATGGTGCAGACCGGACACCGGACGGGGACGCCGGTCTCCTCGCCGACCGCCGCCAGGACTCGCATGACCTCTTGGCGGGCTAGCCGGAGTTCCTCGACGGCGCCTACCAGCGCGACCATGATCTCCGCCCGTGGAGACCCGCCCGCGCGGATACGCTCGACGACCGATCGCCCGTACTTGCATGGTGACCAGTCCCGGAGTTACCAGGACGAGGCACACGCCCCGCAGTCCGAGCATCGGGTTCTCCTCGTGCATCCGGTTCACTGCCTCGAGCAACTCCACGCCGTGTGCGTCCGGTTGTTCGCCGGTGGCCTCGACCGCGGCGATGCGCACCGCAAGAGCGGTGCGGTCGGGCATGAACTCGTGCAGCGGCGGGTCGAGAAGCCGGACAGTGACCGGCAGTCCGTCCATCGCCTCGAGGAGGCCGGTGAAGTCCTTCCGCTGCAGCGGCAGTAGAGCTGCCGGCGCCCGGTAACGACCCGTCTCTGGGCGGGCAAGGATCATGTCCTCGACCAGCTTGCGCCGGTCGCCGAGGAACATGTGCTCGGTACGCCTCGGGAGGCTAATCTGGCAGATGTCCCCGAAGCCCACCCATGGCCGCCCGAAGGGACGTGGAGGCGAGTGGTGGCAACCCCCGAGGAGCGCCGCATACGCGTGCCGCAGCTCAAGCTGGACGAGCTGCTGGAGGAGCTGCAGGCTCGGATCAACGCGGCTCGGGGCGCCCGGGACCGCGTGCACAGCCTGTTGGAGGCGGTGCTCTCAGTCGGCCGGGAACTGGACGTCGAACAGGTACTGCACTCGATCGTCGAGTCGGCTGCCGTGCTGGTGGACGCCCAGTACGCCGCTCTGGGCGTCATCGGCCCCGATGGCAGGTCTTTGTCGGCCTTCCACACCGTCGGTGTGACCGAGCAGCAGATCGCTGGGATCGGCCACTACCCGGAAGGTCACGGCATCCTCGGCGAGGTGATCCGGAACCCGCAGCCGCTCCGGCTGGAGAAGATCTCCCAGCACCCGGCCTCCTACGGTTTTCCGCCCCACCATCCGGCGATGAACAGTTTCCTGGGTGTACCGATCCGGATACGCGACCAGGTCTTCGGCAACCTGTACCTCACCGAGAAGCGGGGCGGGCTGGAGTTCGACGAGGAAGACGAAGCGGTGTTGTCGACCTTGGCCGTGGCGGCCGGGGTGGCCATCGAGAACGCCCGGCTGTACGAGGACGT
This genomic interval from Streptomyces sp. NBC_00557 contains the following:
- a CDS encoding pyridoxamine 5'-phosphate oxidase family protein gives rise to the protein MTRNQSRANRRIDLDPAEALRLLGSVSLGRIVFTRQALPTVRPVSHAMDSGDIVIRTYEGAALTFRAEEAGDTGVVVAYEADAIDPDTHLGWSVVVTGYAHLVTDPAELDRIRELLRRWAPIEGMDQAVRIRPELVAGVRLTESAVQSQQSFTQ